In one window of Nicotiana tabacum cultivar K326 chromosome 12, ASM71507v2, whole genome shotgun sequence DNA:
- the LOC107793596 gene encoding putative oxidoreductase At4g09670, with amino-acid sequence MAEASQVRLGILGCANIARKVSRAIALAPNATISAVGSRTIEKATAFAKENGCPSNTKLYGSYEAVLDDPEIDAVYVPLPTSLHLKWAVLAAQKKKHVLLEKPVALNVKELDAILEACELNGVQYMDATMWMHHPRTVKMKEFLSDSHRFGQLKSVHSTFAYLGDQEFLKNDIRVKADLDALGVLGDAGWYSIRAILWTTDYELSKTVTALPDPELNEAGVILSCGASLSWKDGRVATFYCSFLANMAMDIVANGSTGNLRVHDFVIPFQENVAPFYTVENSRFGELSTAIHPAPSEQKVSTDLPQEALMIKEFSNLVGGIKAQRSKPEKKWPTISRKTQLVVDAVKASIEWHALCPHVHVVC; translated from the exons ATGGCAGAGGCGTCACAGGTACGTTTGGGCATACTAGGTTGCGCTAACATAGCTCGGAAAGTATCACGAGCCATCGCGCTTGCTCCAAACGCCACTATCTCCGCCGTCGGCAGCCGTACGATCGAAAAAGCAACGGCGTTTGCTAAAGAAAATGGGTGTCCGTCAAATACAAAGTTATACGGCAGTTATGAGGCTGTTCTGGATGACCCGGAGATTGACGCCGTTTACGTTCCGCTTCCGACAAGCCTGCATTTGAAGTGGGCTGTGTTGGCGGCCCAGAAGAAGAAGCACGTTTTGCTGGAAAAGCCCGTTGCGTTAAACGTGAAGGAGCTGGATGCTATTCTGGAGGCGTGCGAATTGAATGGGGTGCAGTACATGGATGCTACCATGTGGATGCATCATCCTCGTACTGTTAAGATGAAAGAATTCCTCTCTGATTCTCATCGTTTTGGCCAACTCAAATCG GTACACAGCACTTTTGCTTATCTTGGTGACCAAGAGTTTCTGAAGAATGACATTCGTGTAAAGGCCGACCTTGATGCTCTAGGTGTTCTAGGTGATGCTGGTTGGTACAGTATTCGCGCAATCTTGTGGACTACTGATtatgaattgtccaaaaccgtGACAGCTCTACCTGATCCAGAATTGAATGAAGCTGGAGTTATCCTATCTTGTGGTGCTTCTTTGAGTTGGAAAGACGGAAGGGTAGCAACTTTCTATTGTTCGTTTTTAGCCAATATGGCCATGGATATCGTTGCTAATGGATCCACAGGAAATTTGAGGGTCCATGACTTTGTAATTCCATTTCAAGAAAATGTTGCTCCATTTTACACAGTGGAAAATTCGAGGTTTGGTGAACTTTCTACAGCGATTCATCCTGCACCAAGTGAGCAAAAAGTCAGCACAGATCTTCCTCAAGAGGCTCTCATGATAAAGGAGTTCTCTAACCTGGTTGGAGGTATCAAGGCGCAACGTTCTAAACCTGAGAAGAAGTGGCCAACGATTAGTAGAAAGACGCAACTTGTGGTAGATGCTGTCAAGGCATCAATTGAATGGCATGCTTTATGTCCccatgttcatgttgtttgttaa